In a single window of the Brassica napus cultivar Da-Ae unplaced genomic scaffold, Da-Ae ScsIHWf_2632;HRSCAF=3384, whole genome shotgun sequence genome:
- the LOC106422251 gene encoding disease resistance protein RPP2B codes for MAYPSSSKCQFQVFVSFRGADTRNKFTSHLLESLKRKGIDTFSDKKLPRGDDLSVLYGRIEQSHMSIIVFSERYADSTWCLEELRKIMQRREKFGHGVIPIFYKVKKSDVATQKGSFGAPFRTPEESFKGDGHKIEEWKDALRTASNVLGFVYPEDRPETEFIDDIAKSTLKMLHDLCPCETSCLPGIESRSKELEELLMFGNDECVRTIGVLGMTGIGKTEVAKNVYKRNCSQFDGYDFVDDIDKELEWHQLCHLRENLLCKVLDVEKLDVRAHGILENYLPNKKLFIPLDNVTDQEQIEVLIGEKAVYRKGTRIVIITRDKKLLENKVDATYVVPRLNDREAMELFCFYAFPGNLYPSEEFMDLSEKFVYYAKGHPSALKIIGSALLKKDKSYWVWKWESLEVMPDKDIRTALEKSYKKLDDQQKSMFLDIACFFRSEKADFVTSILKSDDFCVAAVMKELEDKCLLTISYDRLEMHDLLQMMGKYIEYESSITKVGKRRRPWKLKDIRGILERNKGNKYVRGIFLNMSDVERIKLSPAAFLRMSNLKFLKFHSSHCSQWCDNDHKFQFCKGLDQFPDELVYLHWQGYPYDYLPSDFNPEELVYLNLRYSLIKELWEEEQNTENLRWVDLSQSKGLLNLSGLSKAKNLERLDLEGCTSLDALGPAIEKMNKLLSLNLRDCTSLKSLPEGINLESLKTLILSGCSNLQDFHIISESIESLYLEGSAIEQLVEHIQSLRSLIFLNLKNCRRLRCLPNDLYKLKSLQELILSGCSALECLPPIREEMECLEILLLDGTSIKQTPETICLSNLKIFSFCESSIDDSTGLALLPFSGSSRLSDLYLANCNISRLPNNFSSSLHSLRCLCLSRNNIETLPESIEKLYSLLLLDLKHCRKLTSLPVFPSNLQCLDAHGCVSLENVAKQVKVPLVAERMHTNFIFTDCFMLDRAEQEAIVAQAQLKSQLLARTSLQYNLKGLVMDPLATVCFPGSDIPSWLFQQRMGSSIETDLVSHWCNSKFIGVSLSVVVSFKGHEDYHVNRLSVRCKCNFKNQNGQSISFSFSLGGWNDSCGSSCHEPRKLGSDHVFISYNKCNVPVFRWSEGSDEANRCRPTSAAFEFYLTDDTEKKLESCKVTRCGMSLLYAPDENDRGFQGTRVTDIVEHTSSEAFVPIRGWSHSQVGERRNGIIRDEIPL; via the exons ATGGCTTATCCATCTTCCTCTAAGTGCCAGTTCCAGGTGTTTGTGAGTTTCAGAGGCGCCGACACGCGCAATAAATTCACCTCTCACCTCCTCGAGTCCCTAAAAAGGAAAGGTATCGACACTTTCTCTGATAAGAAACTTCCGAGAGGCGATGACCTCTCGGTTCTCTATGGCAGGATCGAGCAATCGCATATGTCGATCATCGTCTTCTCGGAGAGGTACGCCGACTCCACCTGGTGCTTGGAGGAGCTCCGGAAGATCATGCAGCGAAGGGAGAAATTCGGTCATGGGGTTATACCCATCTTCTACAAAGTCAAGAAATCTGATGTGGCAACTCAGAAAGGGAGTTTCGGAGCTCCATTTCGAACCCCTGAAGAGAGTTTCAAGGGAGATGGGCACAAGATTGAGGAATGGAAGGACGCTCTGAGAACTGCTTCCAATGTTCTTGGCTTTGTATATCCTGAGGACAG ACCGGAGACTGAATTTATCGATGACATCGCCAAGAGTACCCTCAAGATGCTCCATGATTTGTGTCCATGTGAAACCAGTTGTCTCCCGGGGATCGAATCACGTTCCAAGGAGCTGGAGGAGTTACTCATGTTTGGTAATGATGAATGTGTCCGTACCATCGGAGTTCTTGGGATGACTGGGATCGGCAAGACAGAGGTGGCTAAAAACGTGTATAAGCGAAACTGCAGCCAGTTTGATGGTTACGATTTTGTTGACGACATTGACAAGGAGTTGGAATGGCATCAGTTGTGTCATTTGCGGGAGAACCTCCTCTGCAAAGTATTGGATGTAGAAAAGTTGGATGTCAGAGCTCACGGAATATTGGAGAATTATCTCCCGAACAAGAAGTTGTTTATCCCTCTGGATAATGTGACGGATCAAGAACAGATAGAAGTTCTCATTGGAGAGAAAGCAGTTTACCGGAAAGGAACTAGGATTGTTATAATAACCAGAGACAAGAAGCTGTTGGAGAACAAAGTTGATGCAACATATGTTGTCCCCAGACTAAATGACAGAGAAGCTATGGAGCTTTTCTGTTTTTATGCATTCCCTGGCAACCTATACCCGTCGGAAGAATTTATGGATCTATCAGaaaaatttgtatattatgCTAAAGGTCATCCGTCAGCTCTGAAGATTATAGGTTCGGCTCTACTTAAGAAGGATAAATCATACTGGGTGTGGAAATGGGAGAGCTTAGAGGTAATGCCAGACAAGGACATCCGGACAGCGCTAGAAAAGAGTTATAAGAAACTAGATGATCAACAAAAGAGCATGTTTCTGGACATAGCATGCTTTTTCAGATCAGAAAAAGCAGATTTCGTTACAAGCATCCTGAAATCAGACGACTTCTGTGTTGCTGCTGTGATGAAAGAGCTTGAAGATAAATGCTTGTTAACTATTTCTTATGATAGGCTTGAGATGCATGATCTACTGCAGATGATGGGAAAGTATATTGAATATGAATCATCCATCACAAAGGTGGGCAAACGTAGACGGCCGTGGAAACTCAAAGATATTCGTGGTATCCTCGAGCGGAACAAG GGTAATAAATATGTTAGAGGCATCTTCTTGAACATGTCTGATGTTGAAAGGATCAAGCTTAGTCCTGCTGCTTTCTTGAGGATGTCCAATCTCAAATTCCTGAAATTCCACAGTTCTCATTGTTCTCAGTGGTGTGACAATGACCATAAATTTCAGTTCTGCAAAGGGCTCGATCAATTTCCAGATGAGCTTGTGTATCTTCACTGGCAGGGGTATCCTTATGATTACCTTCCATCAGACTTTAATCCGGAGGAACTTGTCTACTTAAATCTGCGTTATAGCCTCATCAAAGAACTGTGGGAAGAGGAACAG AATACAGAAAATTTAAGATGGGTCGACCTCAGTCAGTCAAAAGGCTTGCTGAACTTATCAGGTTTGTCCAAGGCCAAAAATCTCGAAAGACTGGATCTCGAAGGCTGCACGAGTTTGGATGCGTTGGGCCCAGCAATCGAAAAGATGAACAAGCTTCTTTCCCTAAACCTCCGAGATTGCACAAGCCTTAAGAGTCTCCCAGAGGGAATCAACTTAGAATCTCTGAAGACTCTGATTCTCAGTGGCTGCTCAAACCTTCAGGACTTTCACATCATATCAGAGAGTATTGAATCCCTTTATTTGGAAGGCTCAGCAATAGAACAACTCGTTGAACATATTCAGAGTCTTCGGAGTCTTATTTTCCTGAATCTCAAGAATTGTCGCAGGTTGAGGTGTCTTCCAAACGATCTTTACAAGCTGAAATCTCTTCAAGAACTGATTCTCTCTGGCTGTTCAGCGTTGGAGTGTCTTCCACCCATCAGAGAGGAAATGGAATGCTTAGAGATCTTGCTATTGGATGGAACTTCCATCAAACAGACACCTGAAACCATTTGCTTGAGTAACCTCAAGATTTTTTCCTTCTGTGAATCTAGCATCGATGATTCAACAGGGTTGGCACTGCTGCCTTTCTCTGGCAGCTCTCGTCTATCGGACCTCTATCTCGCGAACTGCAATATCAGCAGGTTGCCGAACAACTTCAGCAGCTCTTTACACTCATTGCGGTGTCTATGCTTAAGCAGAAACAACATTGAGACTCTACCCGAAAGCATCGAGAaactttattctctgttgttgCTTGACTTAAAACATTGCCGCAAGCTCACTTCTCTCCCGGTGTTTCCATCTAATCTACAGTGCTTAGATGCTCATGGGTGTGTTTCTCTGGAAAACGTTGCTAAACAAGTAAAGGTTCCTCTAGTAGCTGAGAGGATGCATACTAATTTCATTTTCACGGATTGCTTTATGCTGGACCGTGCTGAGCAAGAAGCTATTGTAGCTCAGGCCCAACTCAAGAGTCAGCTACTGGCAAGGACATCTCTTCAATATAATCTCAAG GGACTAGTTATGGATCCTCTGGCTACCGTTTGCTTTCCAGGAAGTGACATACCTTCGTGGTTATTTCAACAGAGAATGGGATCTTCCATAGAAACCGACCTGGTTTCACACTGGTGTAATAGTAAATTTATTGGAGTTTCCCTAAGTGTTGTTGTCAGCTTCAAAGGCCATGAAGATTATCATGTCAACCGTTTATCTGTAAGATGCAAGTGCAACTTCAAAAATCAAAACGGTCAGTCTATCAGCTTTAGTTTCTCGCTTGGAGGATGGAACGACTCGTGTGGTTCATCTTGCCATGAACCACGGAAACTTGGATCTGACCATGTGTTTATTAGCTATAACAAATGTAATGTGCCAGTCTTCCGATGGAGTGAAGGCAGTGATGAAGCTAACAGATGTCGTCCCACTAGTGCCGCATTTGAATTCTACCTTACTGATGACACTGAAAAGAAACTAGAAAGCTGCAAGGTGACAAGGTGTGGGATGAGTTTGCTATATGCTCCTGATGAGAATGACCGTGGATTCCAGGGAACACGGGTTACAGATATAGTTGAGCATACATCGAGTGAAGCTTTTGTGCCCATAAGAGGTTGGTCACACTCGCAAGTTGGAGAAAGAAGGAATGGTATAATAAGAGATGAAATTCCCTTATGA